A DNA window from Hordeum vulgare subsp. vulgare chromosome 1H, MorexV3_pseudomolecules_assembly, whole genome shotgun sequence contains the following coding sequences:
- the LOC123440229 gene encoding uncharacterized protein LOC123440229 isoform X1: MTSKKSNRPTVTSCTALHMEWDRISCPICMEQPHNAVLLICSSYKNGCRSYICNTSHRHSNCLDRFREMNGDSKVRDSHSTSSVLSNSNNRTVQPRSHHSMISRRLLSPSLRRQIDNANNQESANSTPFVGESSIITEECHDAMQIAVDMKCPLCRGSVSGWIPAGEVRKYLDEKSRCCSHDCCKFVGSYEQLREHARTAHLLAKPALVDISRKRSWDRLEREQEFGDVISAIRSQNPGAVIVGDYVIETRDAMSPDEDSGEESGDEWWSPAQDLIESPDNRHGASRPWLNGRLGSPSIWPDGRHAFPRFLPQPRLPFSDRRSSRADWQGIRRSSAQSWLRRGFLDQHPRHNNSYRGYRRGIFDRRYAGNHRAGIDRRQDGPAFQPGRRQRLRYTQRSQHDP; encoded by the coding sequence ATGACAAGTAAGAAAAGTAACAGACCTACAGTCACATCATGCACTGCTCTGCATATGGAATGGGACAGGATTTCTTGCCCTATTTGTATGGAGCAACCACACAATGCTGTTTTACTTATATGCAGTTCCTACAAGAATGGCTGCAGAAGCTATATTTGTAACACAAGCCATCGACACTCTAATTGTCTAGACCGGTTCAGAGAAATGAATGGAGATAGTAAGGTCCGTGATTCACACTCAACCTCTTCGGTGCTTTCAAACTCCAATAACAGAACAGTCCAACCAAGATCTCACCATAGTATGATTTCCAGACGTTTGTTGAGCCCAAGCCTCAGAAGACAAATTGATAATGCTAATAACCAAGAATCTGCTAATTCAACACCATTCGTAGGAGAAAGTAGCATTATAACGGAAGAATGTCATGATGCTATGCAAATTGCAGTTGACATGAAGTGCCCTCTCTGTAGAGGATCAGTATCCGGCTGGATTCCTGCTGGAGAAGTCAGAAAGTATCTGGACGAGAAGTCGAGGTGTTGCTCCCATGATTGCTGCAAATTTGTTGGTAGCTATGAGCAGCTTCGTGAGCATGCTAGAAcagctcacttgcttgcaaagccTGCCCTTGTAGATATCTCAAGGAAAAGGTCCTGGGATCGCCTTGAGCGTGAGCAGGAGTTTGGTGATGTGATTAGCGCAATCAGGTCACAGAATCCTGGTGCAGTAATAGTTGGTGACTATGTTATTGAGACTAGAGATGCCATGTCTCCTGATGAGGATTCTGGGGAAGAAAGTGGTGATGAGTGGTGGTCTCCCGCCCAAGACCTAATAGAATCACCGGATAACCGACATGGGGCCTCTAGGCCCTGGCTGAATGGAAGGCTAGGATCACCTAGCATTTGGCCAGATGGAAGGCATGCTTTCCCTAGGTTTCTGCCACAGCCCAGGCTTCCGTTCAGTGATAGGCGCAGCTCACGTGCAGATTGGCAGGGCATCCGGCGCTCAAGCGCACAAAGCTGGCTGCGCCGGGGGTTCTTGGACCAGCATCCTAGGCACAACAACAGTTACCGCGGATATCGCCGTGGCATCTTTGATCGACGTTATGCTGGTAACCATCGTGCAGGCATTGACAGGAGGCAGGATGGTCCAGCATTTCAGCCGGGCAGACGACAACGTTTGAGGTACACGCAAAGAAGCCAGCATGATCCATGA
- the LOC123440229 gene encoding uncharacterized protein LOC123440229 isoform X3: protein MNGDSKVRDSHSTSSVLSNSNNRTVQPRSHHSMISRRLLSPSLRRQIDNANNQESANSTPFVGESSIITEECHDAMQIAVDMKCPLCRGSVSGWIPAGEVRKYLDEKSRCCSHDCCKFVGSYEQLREHARTAHLLAKPALVDISRKRSWDRLEREQEFGDVISAIRSQNPGAVIVGDYVIETRDAMSPDEDSGEESGDEWWSPAQDLIESPDNRHGASRPWLNGRLGSPSIWPDGRHAFPRFLPQPRLPFSDRRSSRADWQGIRRSSAQSWLRRGFLDQHPRHNNSYRGYRRGIFDRRYAGNHRAGIDRRQDGPAFQPGRRQRLRYTQRSQHDP from the coding sequence ATGAATGGAGATAGTAAGGTCCGTGATTCACACTCAACCTCTTCGGTGCTTTCAAACTCCAATAACAGAACAGTCCAACCAAGATCTCACCATAGTATGATTTCCAGACGTTTGTTGAGCCCAAGCCTCAGAAGACAAATTGATAATGCTAATAACCAAGAATCTGCTAATTCAACACCATTCGTAGGAGAAAGTAGCATTATAACGGAAGAATGTCATGATGCTATGCAAATTGCAGTTGACATGAAGTGCCCTCTCTGTAGAGGATCAGTATCCGGCTGGATTCCTGCTGGAGAAGTCAGAAAGTATCTGGACGAGAAGTCGAGGTGTTGCTCCCATGATTGCTGCAAATTTGTTGGTAGCTATGAGCAGCTTCGTGAGCATGCTAGAAcagctcacttgcttgcaaagccTGCCCTTGTAGATATCTCAAGGAAAAGGTCCTGGGATCGCCTTGAGCGTGAGCAGGAGTTTGGTGATGTGATTAGCGCAATCAGGTCACAGAATCCTGGTGCAGTAATAGTTGGTGACTATGTTATTGAGACTAGAGATGCCATGTCTCCTGATGAGGATTCTGGGGAAGAAAGTGGTGATGAGTGGTGGTCTCCCGCCCAAGACCTAATAGAATCACCGGATAACCGACATGGGGCCTCTAGGCCCTGGCTGAATGGAAGGCTAGGATCACCTAGCATTTGGCCAGATGGAAGGCATGCTTTCCCTAGGTTTCTGCCACAGCCCAGGCTTCCGTTCAGTGATAGGCGCAGCTCACGTGCAGATTGGCAGGGCATCCGGCGCTCAAGCGCACAAAGCTGGCTGCGCCGGGGGTTCTTGGACCAGCATCCTAGGCACAACAACAGTTACCGCGGATATCGCCGTGGCATCTTTGATCGACGTTATGCTGGTAACCATCGTGCAGGCATTGACAGGAGGCAGGATGGTCCAGCATTTCAGCCGGGCAGACGACAACGTTTGAGGTACACGCAAAGAAGCCAGCATGATCCATGA
- the LOC123440229 gene encoding uncharacterized protein LOC123440229 isoform X2 yields the protein MEIVRRLLSPSLRRQIDNANNQESANSTPFVGESSIITEECHDAMQIAVDMKCPLCRGSVSGWIPAGEVRKYLDEKSRCCSHDCCKFVGSYEQLREHARTAHLLAKPALVDISRKRSWDRLEREQEFGDVISAIRSQNPGAVIVGDYVIETRDAMSPDEDSGEESGDEWWSPAQDLIESPDNRHGASRPWLNGRLGSPSIWPDGRHAFPRFLPQPRLPFSDRRSSRADWQGIRRSSAQSWLRRGFLDQHPRHNNSYRGYRRGIFDRRYAGNHRAGIDRRQDGPAFQPGRRQRLRYTQRSQHDP from the exons ATGGAGATAGTAAG ACGTTTGTTGAGCCCAAGCCTCAGAAGACAAATTGATAATGCTAATAACCAAGAATCTGCTAATTCAACACCATTCGTAGGAGAAAGTAGCATTATAACGGAAGAATGTCATGATGCTATGCAAATTGCAGTTGACATGAAGTGCCCTCTCTGTAGAGGATCAGTATCCGGCTGGATTCCTGCTGGAGAAGTCAGAAAGTATCTGGACGAGAAGTCGAGGTGTTGCTCCCATGATTGCTGCAAATTTGTTGGTAGCTATGAGCAGCTTCGTGAGCATGCTAGAAcagctcacttgcttgcaaagccTGCCCTTGTAGATATCTCAAGGAAAAGGTCCTGGGATCGCCTTGAGCGTGAGCAGGAGTTTGGTGATGTGATTAGCGCAATCAGGTCACAGAATCCTGGTGCAGTAATAGTTGGTGACTATGTTATTGAGACTAGAGATGCCATGTCTCCTGATGAGGATTCTGGGGAAGAAAGTGGTGATGAGTGGTGGTCTCCCGCCCAAGACCTAATAGAATCACCGGATAACCGACATGGGGCCTCTAGGCCCTGGCTGAATGGAAGGCTAGGATCACCTAGCATTTGGCCAGATGGAAGGCATGCTTTCCCTAGGTTTCTGCCACAGCCCAGGCTTCCGTTCAGTGATAGGCGCAGCTCACGTGCAGATTGGCAGGGCATCCGGCGCTCAAGCGCACAAAGCTGGCTGCGCCGGGGGTTCTTGGACCAGCATCCTAGGCACAACAACAGTTACCGCGGATATCGCCGTGGCATCTTTGATCGACGTTATGCTGGTAACCATCGTGCAGGCATTGACAGGAGGCAGGATGGTCCAGCATTTCAGCCGGGCAGACGACAACGTTTGAGGTACACGCAAAGAAGCCAGCATGATCCATGA